The Theropithecus gelada isolate Dixy chromosome 11, Tgel_1.0, whole genome shotgun sequence genome includes a region encoding these proteins:
- the NFYB gene encoding nuclear transcription factor Y subunit beta isoform X2 has product MTMDGDSSTTDASQLGISADYIGGSHYVIQPHDDTEDSMNDHEDTNGSKESFREQDIYLPIANVARIMKNAIPQTGKIAKDAKECVQECVSEFISFITSEASERCHQEKRKTINGEDILFAMSTLGFDSYVEPLKLYLQKFREAMKGEKGIGGAVTATDGLSEELTEEAFTNQLPAGLITTDGQQQNVMVYTTSYQQISGVQQIQFS; this is encoded by the exons ATGGATGGTGACAGTTCTAcaacagatgcttctcaactgGGAATCTCTGCAGACTATATTGGAGGAAGTCATTATGTTATACAGCCTCATGATG atacTGAGGACAGCATGAATGATCATGAGGACACAAATGGTTCAAAAGAAAGTTTCAGAGAACAAGATATATATCTTCCAATAGCAAATGTGGCTAGGATAATGAAAAATGCCATACCTCAAACGGGAAAG ATTGCAAAAGATGCCAAAGAATGTGTTCAAGAGTGTGTGAGTGAGTTCATCAGCTTTATAACATCTGAGGCAAGCGAAAGGTGCCATCAAGAGAAACGGAAAACAATCAACGGAGAAGATATTCTCTTTGCTATGTCTACCTTAGGCTTTGACAGTTATGTGGAACCTCTGAAATTATACCTTCAGAAATTCAGAGAG gctatgaaaggagaaaagggaattggTGGAGCAGTCACAGCTACAGATGGACTAAGTGAAGAGCTTACAGAGGAGGCATTTA ctaaCCAGTTACCAGCTGGCTTAATAACCACAGACGGTCAACAACAAAATGTTATGGTTTACACAACATCATATCAACAG ATTTCTGGTGTTCAGCAAATTCAGTTTTCATGA
- the NFYB gene encoding nuclear transcription factor Y subunit beta isoform X1 — protein MDLMDGDSSTTDASQLGISADYIGGSHYVIQPHDDTEDSMNDHEDTNGSKESFREQDIYLPIANVARIMKNAIPQTGKIAKDAKECVQECVSEFISFITSEASERCHQEKRKTINGEDILFAMSTLGFDSYVEPLKLYLQKFREAMKGEKGIGGAVTATDGLSEELTEEAFTNQLPAGLITTDGQQQNVMVYTTSYQQISGVQQIQFS, from the exons ATGGATGGTGACAGTTCTAcaacagatgcttctcaactgGGAATCTCTGCAGACTATATTGGAGGAAGTCATTATGTTATACAGCCTCATGATG atacTGAGGACAGCATGAATGATCATGAGGACACAAATGGTTCAAAAGAAAGTTTCAGAGAACAAGATATATATCTTCCAATAGCAAATGTGGCTAGGATAATGAAAAATGCCATACCTCAAACGGGAAAG ATTGCAAAAGATGCCAAAGAATGTGTTCAAGAGTGTGTGAGTGAGTTCATCAGCTTTATAACATCTGAGGCAAGCGAAAGGTGCCATCAAGAGAAACGGAAAACAATCAACGGAGAAGATATTCTCTTTGCTATGTCTACCTTAGGCTTTGACAGTTATGTGGAACCTCTGAAATTATACCTTCAGAAATTCAGAGAG gctatgaaaggagaaaagggaattggTGGAGCAGTCACAGCTACAGATGGACTAAGTGAAGAGCTTACAGAGGAGGCATTTA ctaaCCAGTTACCAGCTGGCTTAATAACCACAGACGGTCAACAACAAAATGTTATGGTTTACACAACATCATATCAACAG ATTTCTGGTGTTCAGCAAATTCAGTTTTCATGA
- the LOC112634803 gene encoding small nuclear ribonucleoprotein F-like, which yields MSLPLNPKPFLSGLTGKPVMVKLKWGMEYKGYLVSVDGYMNMQLANTEEYIDGALSGHLGEVLIRCNNVLYIRGVEEEEEDGEMRE from the coding sequence ATGAGTTTACCCCTCAATCCCAAACCTTTCCTCAGTGGACTAACAGGAAAGCCAGTGATGGTGAAACTTAAGTGGGGAATGGAGTACAAGGGCTATCTGGTATCTGTAGATGGCTACATGAACATGCAGCTTGCAAATACAGAAGAATACATAGATGGAGCTTTGTCTGGACATCTGGGTGAAGTTTTAATAAGGTGTAATAATGTCCTTTATATCAGAGGtgtggaagaagaggaagaagatggggAAATGAGAGAATAG